A window of Anolis sagrei isolate rAnoSag1 chromosome 13, rAnoSag1.mat, whole genome shotgun sequence contains these coding sequences:
- the SRM gene encoding spermidine synthase — MAKGMEPGLEGGEALKEGWFRETCSLWPGQALSLQVEKVLHHQRSPFQEILVFRSKTYGNVLVLDGVIQCTERDEFSYQEMIANLPLCSHPNPRKVLIIGGGDGGVLREVVKHPSVESVIQCEIDEDVIQASKKFLPGMAVGYASPKLTLHVGDGFEFMKQNQEAFDVIITDSSDPMGPAESLFKESYYQLMKTALREDGILCCQGECQWLHLDLIKEMRQFCKSLFPVVEYAYCTIPTYPSGQIGFMLCSKNPNTNFREPVQELSQEQVEEMTLKYYNSDVHRAAFVLPEFARKALSTI, encoded by the exons ATGGCAAAGGGCATGGAGCCGGGCCTGGAAGGAGGAGAAGCCCTGAAAGAAGGCTGGTTCCGGGAGACGTGCAGCCTGTGGCCCGGGCAGGCCCTCTCCTTGCAAGTGGAGAAGGTCCTGCATCACCAGAGGTCGCCCTTCCAGGAGATCCTGGTCTTCAGGAG CAAAACCTATGGGAATGTCTTGGTCCTCGACGGCGTCATTCAGTGCACGGAGCGAGACGAGTTTTCCTATCAGGAGATGATCGCCAACCTGCCGCTGTGCAGCCACCCCAACCCACGCAAA GTCCTCATCATTGGCGGCGGAGACGGCGGCGTCTTAAGGGAAGTCGTCAAACACCCCTCAGTCGAGTCTGTAATACAGTGCGAGATCGACGAG GATGTAATCCAGGCCTCGAAGAAGTTCCTCCCAGGCATGGCGGTGGGCTACGCCAGCCCCAAGCTCACGCTGCACGTCGGGGACGGGTTCGAGTTCATGAAGCAGAACCAAGAGGCCTTCGACGTGATCATCACGGACTCTTCGGACCCCATGG GTCCCGCTGAAAGCCTGTTCAAGGAATCCTATTACCAGTTGATGAAGACCGCTCTGCGGGAAGATGGCATCCTCTGCTGCCAAG GTGAGTGCCAATGGCTGCACCTGGACCTCATCAAGGAGATGCGGCAGTTCTGCAAGTCCCTCTTCCCCGTCGTGGAGTACGCCTATTGCACCATCCCCACTTACCCCAGTGGACAGATTGGCTTCATGCTCTGCAGCAAGAACCCg AATACGAACTTCCGGGAGCCCGTCCAAGAGCTGTCGCAAGAGCAAGTGGAAGAAATGACCCTCAAGTATTACAACTCTGACGTCCACCGGGCAGCCTTCGTTCTGCCGGAATTTGCACGAAAG GCGCTGAGCACCATCTGA